In Phyllopteryx taeniolatus isolate TA_2022b chromosome 22, UOR_Ptae_1.2, whole genome shotgun sequence, one DNA window encodes the following:
- the rerg gene encoding ras-related and estrogen-regulated growth inhibitor isoform X3, with protein sequence MAKSPEVKLAVLGRAGVGKSALVVRFLTRRFIWEYDPTLESTYRHQANIDDEVVAMEILDTAGQEDNQQREGHVRWGDGFVVVYDITDRGSFEDVAPLRSLLEEVKKPKNVPLVLVGNKRDLDHVRQVSTEEGERLAAEMACAFYECSACADEGGAVAEVFHELCREVRRRKAVQGKARRRSSTTHVKQAINKMLTKISS encoded by the exons CGTTGGTGGTGAGGTTTCTGACTCGACGCTTCATCTGGGAGTACGACCCGACACTTG AGTCCACCTATCGCCATCAAGCCAATATTGATGATGAGGTCGTCGCCATGGAGATCCTGGACACAGCGGGCCAG GAGGACAACCAGCAGAGGGAAGGTCACGTGCGTTGGGGCGACGGCTTCGTGGTCGTGTACGACATCACGGACAGAGGAAGCTTCGAGGACGTGGCGCCGCTGCGGAGTCTTCTCGAAGAGGTCAAGAAGCCCAAAAACGTGCCCCTGGTCCTGGTGGGCAACAAGCGCGACCTGGACCACGTGCGGCAGGTGAGCACCGAGGAGGGCGAACGCCTGGCGGCCGAAATGGCCTGCGCCTTCTACGAGTGCTCGGCGTGCGCCGACGAGGGCGGCGCCGTGGCAGAGGTCTTCCACGAGCTGTGCCGCGAGGTGAGGCGGCGCAAGGCCGTGCAGGGCAAGGCCAGACGGCGCAGCTCCACCACACACGTCAAGCAGGCCATCAACAAGATGCTGACCAAGATCAGCAGCTAG